Genomic window (Rossellomorea aquimaris):
TGTTTCACAAGCTTCATTTGATCATCAGAGAACTCAACCGTACGAGCCGGCTGCTCTGCTTCAAGAGCTTCTTTGATTTTCACAAGGATATCATGCTCAAATACCGCTTCTTTATCTTTTTGCTTGGCCATTTTCTGAACTCTGGCAAGACGCTTATCCACTGTTTCAAGGTCAGCTAAGATCAATTCCAGGTTGATGACTTCAATATCCGCAATCGGATCTACTTTACCTGAAACGTGAGTGATATTATCATCCGCGAAACAACGGACAACCTGACAAATCGCATCCACTTGGCGAATGTGAGATAAGAATTTATTCCCTAATCCTTCTCCTTTACTCGCTCCTTTTACAATCCCGGCGATATCCGTGAATTCAAAGGCAGTGGGAACCGTCTTCTTCGGTTCTACAAGCTCTGTTAATTTATCTAAACGGTGATCGGGAACTTCTACAATTCCTACGTTCGGATCAATCGTACAGAAAGGATAGTTGGCAGATTCTGCACCTGCTTTTGTAATTGCATTAAATAAAGTGGACTTCCCTACGTTTGGTAATCCAACAATACCAGCTGTTAAAGCCATTATAGTCACTCCTCATCTAAATTCTTATCTATTAAAAAATCATGTAAGATCGAAAATAAGTAAACGGTCGAACCTTTCACAATTATAGAGATAATAGAGGGAAAAGACAAGTGAAGCTTCAGGCATTGGCATGGCTTACTAAAAAGAGCATCCAATCGACTGAAACCGACTGAATGCTCTTAAACCTTGGCAAAATAACCATAGGCTGGATTAGGCCAAAAGAAATATGGGTAAAAAAAGAATACTCATTCTTCTTCGCCGCTACTGATGACTTTTTTCATTTTTTTCGCAAAATCTTTTCTGGGGATCATGACACTGTGGCCGCAACCGACACATTTGATGCGAATATCCATTCCCATACGGATCACTTTCCAGCGGTTCGTACCACAGGGATGGGGCTTTTTCATTTCTACAATATCATTTAAAGTGAATGTCTTGGGCTCCACTGGGTTTTTCCTCCTTATTCGCTTTCAAGTTTTCTTTGTTTTTCTTCACGGGGTTGGATATCTTCCTGATCCTGACGTGAATACATCACCATACGAGGGAACGGAATTTCAATACCATGCTCATCCAGGCATAGTTTAACCTCTTTACGGATCATTCTTGCCATATACCAATGTCTCATCGGAACCGTTTCAGCCACGATCCGAATGACCACATCTGAAGCTCCCAGGGTTTGAACACCCAACAGTTCAGGTGGATTCACGAGATCTTCATATTTTTGCGGTAACGCAAGGAGAAGCTCCTGCATCACTTTCTCTGCTTCTTCTATATTTTCTTCATAGGCAATACTGACATCTACGACTGCAATGCTGTTGTGAATGGAGAAGTTCGTTACTTCTGTAATATTACCATTGGGGAAGATATGTAATTCCCCGGTCCAGCTTTTGATCTTTGTCGTACGAAGGCCGATTTCTTCAACAGTACCTTCAGCAGAACCTATTCGTACATAGTCACCGACTGAAAACTGGTCCTCGAATATAATGAAGAAACCCGTGATGATATCCCGAACAAGGTTTTGTGCTCCGAAACCTACCGCCAGACCGACAATCCCGGCACCGGCAATCAGACCTTTCACATCAATATCAAGAGTCGATAGAATCGTCATTAAACTAATAAAATAAATCACATAAGTCAATACATTCTCTAATAGTTTCGATAAAGTGGCTTCCCGACGCTCCGTAAACTTAAGAGGTGAGCGGGAACGGACCCTGAACACATTTCGAATGGCTGACCTTCCCAACCTTAAAGCAATATAGGTAATGACCATGATCGCCACAATTTTTATCGCACCTGATCCCAGGGCAATCCATAATTCATTATCTATAAGTTTTTGAGCTGCTTCACTATCTTTAATTTTTTCTATTTTATCTTCAACTTCTTTTTTAGTACTCGACATTTATACCGAACCTCCACTTATCGTTCAATAAGAAGTATTCCTTATTTTATCAACTTTCCCTCTCCTTGTGTAGATATAACCTCATATTAATATAGTTTATAGAAAATTTTTATTTTATGAAAAATCCAACCATATTATGTATGAAAAAAAGAAATCGTCCGTATACTGATAATACTTAGAAAATATGATTATGGTAGTCAAGTCCGTCAAAGTATGATCACTATAAAATTCCCCTTAAACATATCCAAAGGAGTGGAAGCGATGAATCTTAAAAAAGGACTATTTGAACGAAGACCTGAACCCTTTAGAGTCCTTCATCAGGAAGAGCGTGCGGCACAGGATCTTTCCGTTCAATTGTCGTCGATGCTTCCCACTTACTATCGTACAAGACCCATTGTCTTCGTGTGTATTGGCACAGACCGTTCAACAGGGGATTCATTAGGCCCATTAGTTGGAACATTAATAGAAGAACAAGATATCAAACCATTTCATGTATATGGAACGTTGGATGATCCGATCCATGCAGTAAACCTGGAAGAGAAGCTCAGTCAAATTGCCGCTAAACATATCAATCCTTTTATTATCGGTGTAGATGCCTGTCTAGGTCGATTAAAAAGTGTCGGCGCCATTCAATTAAGTGAGGGGCCATTAAAACCTGGTGCAGGCGTAAATAAAGAGTTGCCAGAGGTTGGTGAGATTCACCTGACCGGAATCGTGAATGTCAGTGGATTTATGGAGTTCTTTGTTTTACAAAATACACGATTGAATCTTGTGATGAAAATGGCAAAGACGATTGCCGAGGCCATTGTGCTGGCAGGCGATTCAGTGGAACGCCGTAACGCCGTCAGTATTGAAAAATGGCGGGAAGAATTACAGCAATAAAAGGGAGATGATCCAGATACGTTCCGGGTCATCTCCCTTTTCACTTATTACATATACAGTTGGTATGCGTGTATGATTCCTACGACCAATCCCACTACGATGATCCCTGGAAGTAAATTGGCGACTCTGATCTTCGTTACACCGAGGAGATTGAGTCCAATCGCAAAAATCATGATTCCTCCCGTTGAGGTCATCTCTACAATATAGGCATCCATCAGCTCTTCTGGAACCCACTGATGAATTTGAGTCGCAAACAAAGCAATGAATCCTTGATAAAGGACGACAGGGATCGCCGAAAACATGACACCAATTCCTAAAGTCGTCGTTAGGATCAGAGATGTAAAGCCATCAATGATTGACTTCGTCAACAGAACATCATGATCGCCCCTGATGCCGCTATCCAACGCACCTATTACAGCCATTGCTCCAATAACAAAAATAAGCGTAGCTGTGACAAACCCTTGAGATATGGAGGTTTCTTTATTACTGCCCAGCTTCTTTTCCAACCAGTTACCCAATGAGTTAAGCTTGTCCTCCAGGTTCATCCATTCTCCCCATGCAGCACCCAGAGCCAGGCTGATGATGACAATGAGAAAGTTTTCGCTTTTCAATCCCATCTGTAATCCAAGGACGATGACGGCTAACCCAATCGCTTTCATGACAGTTCCCTTCATATCTTCCGGGATGCGATGAAGGACCTTACCCAGGAGAGTTCCGATGATAATACATACTCCATTTACCAGCGTTCCTAATAGTACCATGACGTTCTCCTTATCTGTCTGAAAAATTCTTCTTATGCTTTTGATGATTATTTCCCAAAGAATAGTGCATCTTCTATGTACCATATGGAAGAGGACTGGCTTAAGTGGTATAAATATACCTTTTAAGCCAGTCCTTTTCCCAAATGGTTACTGCAATAATTCCAAAATGCGATCGAGGTCTTCCTTCGAAAAAAATTCGAGCTCGATTTTTCCTTTTTTCTTCGCTTGTTTAATCGTGACCGTTGTCCCGAAGCGTTCGCGTAGAAGGGATTCCTGTTCCTGAATGAAGACATCTTTACGCTCTGTCTTTTTTGTTTCACGTGGAACATTCTCATTCAGTTCTTGAATGATCTTTTCTAATTGACGAACGTTTAATGATTCTTTAAGGATACGATTTACAACAGTTGATAGATTCTTCTTATTTTTCAACCCAAGTAGTGCACGTCCATGTCCCATCGTTAACTTACCTTCTGAAATAAGTTCCTGAATAGGAGCAGGGAGGGATAGTAAGCGAATATGATTGGCAATATGAGGTCTGCTCTTTCCTAATCTCTTCGCTAATTCCTCCTGAGTGAGCTTTAGCTTATCCATCAGCATTTGATAAGCAGCGCCTTCTTCGATCGGTGTCAGGTCTTCACGTTGAAGGTTTTCTAAAACGGCAAGCTCCATCATTTGTTGCTCATTCAATTCCCTGACCACGACAGGAGCCGATTCTAATTTAGCCGCTTTGGCTGCACGATAACGGCGTTCCCCAACGACAATTTCATACCCTTTGATCGTTTTACGCACAATGATCGGTTGCAGGATACCGTGCTCTAAGATCGAATCTTTTAACTCTTCAATTGCTTGCGGCTCAAAGATCTTTCGTGGTTGATATGGATTCGGCCGTATTTCTTTCAGGCTCACTTCTTGCACGGACTCTTCATTTTGAGTTGTTTGGATATTGGTAAAGAGAGCATTGATGCCCTTTCCTAAACCTTTAGCCATTCGCCGCCACTTCCTTTGCTAGTTCTAAATAAACTTCTGCTCCCCTGGACTTCGCATCATAGATGATGATCGGTTCACCATGACTGGGCGCTTCACTTAAACGAACGTTACGTGGAATAATTGTGCGATACACTTTATCTTGAAAATATTTTTTAACCTCTTCAATGACCTGAATTCCCAGATTGGTTCTCGCATCTAGCATCGTAAGCAGCACACCATCAATCATAAGATCATGATTCAGATGCTTCTGAACTAAACGAACGGTACTCAATAACTGACTTAATCCTTCCAGAGCATAATATTCGCATTGGACCGGTATGACGACAGCATCTGAGGCTGTTAACGCATTGATTGTCAATAACCCTAAAGACGGCGGACAATCAATGATAATATAATCAAATTCGTCTTTTACTTTCTCTAACGCTTTCTTTAAACGCACTTCACGGGAGATGGTTGGAACAAGCTCGATTTCTGCTCCCGCCAATGAAATCGTTGCAGGTACAATGGATAAATTCTCAACTTTTGATTGTTTAATGGTTTCTCTGACATCCACATCATCTACCAGTACATCATATATGCACTGCTGGACATCCCCTTTTTCCACACCTACACCACTCGTGGCGTTTCCTTGAGGATCAATGTCTACCAGTAAAACCTTTTTCCCTATATAAGCTAAACAAGCCCCCAAATTGACGGATGTCGTGGTCTTTCCCACTCCACCTTTTTGATTTGTAACGGCTACTATTCTGCCCAAGGTTGTCACCTACCTTTTGACTTCCTAAGATTCACTAAATTTTTTACAGTATTCTTCTATTCTATCAAAATTCCTTGTTAATTGTCTGTCAATTTTTAAAAAAGAACAGTGTTTCTAGAAATAGGAAATCGTGAATAGATCATTGCTCACGAATCGACAGTATTTGCCCTGAATCGACAGAACTAGAGACAGTGGTAGTTGATTTCCGCTACAGGATGCTCGCTTTCCGCGGGGCGTGAGTTGAGCCTCCTCGGGCTTTGCCTTGTGGGGTCTCAACCTTTCCCGCTATTCCCGCCTCCCGCTACAATCAACTTTCAAAGCATGTGTTTGAAAATCTAGTAGACATACAAAAAACTTTCTAGTAAAAGCTTTTAAAGAAGAGAGTGGTCCAATACTGCTTGTATACTAGAATTGCTTTTATCTGAATTTTTTTATTAAGTTCTATAACTCTGTCACGATAAACTTAAGATAGATGGCGAGGGGAACGGCGTAGACTCCTGCGGATGAACGGGCGTGCCGAGACCCCGTTCGGCTAAGCTGAGGAGGCTCGGCCGAACGCTAGCTGCAAGCGGAGCCGTTCCCCTCACCATCCAGCACACACTGGTTGACATAGATTCTGGAAGATTACATTTTTAAGAACACTTTGCAAAAAGAACTAAACAAAAAAAGTGAGAAACCAATCCGAGATGTTTCTCACTTTTAGACTACGAATCTATTTTTTTTTAGGAATACGGATGGTGAACTGATAGAATTCCTCATGCTCTTCTTCTTCAGAGTCCAGATTGATTCCGCTGTCCGATACCATGGAAAGCGATTGACGAATCGTATTCACGGCTATTCTCATATCCTTACTGAAGGCTTTTCGTTTCGGTTTTGGCTTTTGAGTCGTTCCTTCTTGCATTTTCACAACCCGGTCTTCGGTTTGTTTGACATTCAAGCTTTTTTCAATGATTTCTTGAAGGAGCTGAATTTGCTTTTCAGCATTCTTCAGAGGAATCAAAGCCCTGGCATGACGTTCTGTTATTAGTTTATCTAATAGTGCTGATTGAATTTCTTCTGGAAGCTTAAGGAGACGAAGCTTGTTCGCCACAGTCGATTGTCCTTTTCCTAAGCGTTGAGCAAGGGCTTCTTGAGTTAAATCATGTAACTCCAACAGTTTTCCATACGCAATGGCTTCTTCTATAGGAGAGAGCTCTTCCCTTTGTAAGTTTTCAATTAATGCAACAGATGCTGTTTCTGTATCATTAAGATTCTTTACAATTGCCGGCACAGTGTCCCAGCCAAGCTTTTGAACGGCTCTGTATCGACGTTCACCTGCAATGATTTCAAACTGCTCATCATCGTATTGTCTAACCACAATCGGTTGGATAATGCCATGAGTATGAATCGTTCTGGATAACTCTTCTATCTTTTCATCATTGAACACTGTTCTTGGTTGAAAGCGATTAGGGATGATTTGTGAGACGGGTATCTTTTTCACTTCATCTCGATCTTCTTCCACTACATTTGATTCTTCAGATTCAACATCTTGCTCCTTTTCACCTAGGCCAAAAAAACGAGAGAAAGGATGCTTCATCTTCCTACACCACCTTTAAGAAACTCCCTTTATTAATATTCTCTAAAATATGACAAGTTCCTGCCTATGCTGAGATTTTCAAAGCTTGATCAATGATACCATCACGGCAGGAAAACCATTCATATTATTATAACGGTAATTTATTGGGTGTCCCAGGTTTTCTGGGATATTTGTTAGGCGTTTCCTTCACTTTGTCGATCTTGACAATATTTCGTTCACTTTCCTCTTCCGGTAAGACGAACGAATACATTTTATCTGTTTGTCCACCCAGCATGCCAATTGCTTTCTTCGCATTCGATAGCTCCTCTTTCACGTTTGAAGCCTTCATCGCTACAAATAAGCCGCCCTTTTTAACAAGTGGCAAACATAATTCACTTAAAACAGACATTCTGGCAACGGCTCTTGCTGTAACCATATCATACTTTTCACGATGAGCCTTGTTTTTACCAAAAGTCTCAGCACGATCATGATAGAAATTCGTGTTTTCAAGTACTAACTCATCTGATAAATGGTTTAAGAATGTAATCCGCTTGTTCAAGGAATCAACTATTGAGATATGTAAGTGCGGGAAGCATATTTTAAGAGGGATGCTCGGAAAACCGGCTCCTGCCCCAACATCACAAAGAGTTGTCACCTGCGTGAAATCGACATAAAAAGCTGCACTTATCGAATCGTAAAAATGCTTTAAATACACATCTTCCTTTTCAGTAATGGCCGTCAGGTTCATTTTTTCATTCCATTCAACCAACAATTCATAGTAACGCTCAAACTGATTTAATTGCTGAGGAGAAAGGGAGATCCCCTTCTCCTCAAGCATTGATTGAAATTCATTTACATTCATGAAATTATCCTTCCTTTACCTCTATTGATCACCTGATACTTTTGCAATTTTCCCTTGCTCGATATAGACGAGTAAAATAGAGATGTCTGCAGGATTCACTCCTGAAATCCGCGAAGCCTGTGCAAGAGAAAGGGGCTGGACCTCGATTAATTTCTGTCTTGCTTCAGATGCTAAACCGCTAATTGCACTGTAATCAATGTTCTCAGGAATTCTTTTGTTTTCCATCTTCTTCATTTTATCGACCTGTTGAAGGGATTTTTCAATATAGCCTTCATATTTCACTTGGATTTCAACCTGTTCCTCTACATCGGAATCAAGCTCGATTTCACTTGGAACGAGTGATTTAATATGACTATAGTTCATTTCAGGGCGCTTCAGAAGATCCGCTGCTAATATGCCGTCTTTCAGCTCACTGCCGCCCGCTTCACGGATAACGGCCTGTGTTTCCTCAGTAGGCTTGATGCGGACTCCTTCCAGGCGTTTTTTCTCTGAAAAGATCGCTTCTTTTTTAGCTGTAAACCGTTCGTATCGATCATCGGAGATTAATCCTATTTTATGACCAATATCAGTCAGGCGAAGATCGGCATTGTCATGACGAAGCAACAGGCGATATTCAGCACGGGAAGTCAGTAGACGATACGGTTCGTTCGTCCCTTTTGTCACAAGGTCATCGATTAAAACCCCGATATACGCATCAGAACGGCTTAAGATAACCTCTTCTTTATCCAGGGCACGGCAGGCAGCATTGATCCCCGCCATCAAACCTTGTCCAGCTGCTTCTTCATAACCGGACGTTCCATTGATTTGTCCCGCTGTATAAAGATTTTTTATTTTTTTCGTTTCAAGGGTCGGCCATAATTGAGTCGGTACGATGGAATCATACTCAATGGCATATCCGGCACGCATCATCTGTACTTTCTCAAGACCCGGGATGGTTTGAAGAATCTTTTGTTGTACGTCTTCAGGTAAACTCGTTGATAATCCCTGTACATAGACTTCTTGTGTGTTTCGTCCTTCAGGCTCCAAGAAAATCTGGTGACGCGGTTTATCATGGAAACGTACGACTTTATCCTCAATGGAAGGACAGTAACGCGGTCCGGTTCCTTTAATCATTCCAGAATACATTGGAGAACGATGCAAGTTGTCATCAATCAATTGATGAGTGTGTTCGTTCGTATACGTTAACCAACATGGAAGTTGATCGGTAATATATTTCGTCGTTTCATAGCTAAAGGCACGGGGAACATCATCACCTGGTTGAATTTCTGTTTTCGAATAATCGATTGTCGAACTGTTCACTCGCGGTGGTGTCCCTGTTTTAAACCGAACAGTATCAAAGCCTAATTCGTGTAAATGATCAGAAAGTCTGATAGAAGGTTGTTGATTATTAGGACCGCTTGAATATTTCAGATCTCCTAATATGATTTCACCACGCAGGAATGTACCGGTTGTAATTACGACTGTTTTCGCCCGGTATGCAGCACCCGTCATCGTTACGACACCTTTACATTCATCATCTTCAACAATCAATTCCTCAACCATTCCTTGAAGCAAGGTCATATTCGGTTCATTTTCAATCGTGCGTTTCATTTCATGCTGATAAAGGAATTTATCCGCCTGAGCCCGCAATGCCCGGACAGCCGGACCTTTTCCTGTATTCAACATTCTCATTTGAATATGTGTTTTATCTATATTACGCCCCATTTCTCCACCCAGAGCGTCAATCTCTCTTACAACGATCCCTTTTGCCGGTCCACCAACAGATGGATTACATGGCATAAAGGCGACCATATCCAAGTTAATGGTGACCATTAACGTTTTAGCTCCCATACGGGCGGAAGCAAGTCCTGCTTCTACTCCGGCATGGCCAGCACCAATGACAATGACATCATATTGCCCTGCGTCATATTGCATGGTTTGTTTTTTCCTCCTTGTAGGACCTTGAATTTATAGTCCACATTATAATAGTATTTATTTCCCTAAGCAGAATTGTGAAAACAACTGATCAATCAGGCTTTCATGAACGCTCTCTCCAATGATTTCACCTAAAAGCTCCCACGTTCTGGTTAAATCAATTTGAGCGATATCGATGGGAGTCCCCATTTCTACGCTATTGATCGCTTCATTAATCGCAAGGGAAGCTTGATTGAGCAGAGCAATATGACGGCTATTGGACACATATGTCATATCCCCCGATTCAATGGAACCTGCAAAGAATAATGAAGAAATGGCTTCTTCCAGCTCATCGATCCCTTGCTCTTCAAGTAAAGCCGTTGTGACCAGCTGATGATTTTCCGCTAGTTTTCTTACTTTATCTATATCAATCTTCTGAGACAGATCCGTTTTGTTCACGATGACAATGACGTCCATTCCTCTTACAGCTTCGAAAAGCTGTTCATCCTCAGGAGTCAATTCGTCCGCATAGTTGAGTACGAGTAAGATTAAATCCGCTTCTTTCAATACTTGTCGTGAACGTTCCACACCGATTCGTTCAACAATGTCTTCTGTTTCACGAATCCCTGCTGTATCAACCAGACGTAACGGAACACCGCGTACATTCACGTATTCTTCAATCACATCGCGGGTTGTTCCAGGGATATCGGTTACGATCGCCTTGTTTTCATGAACAAGACTGTTCAATAGAGATGACTTCCCTACATTTGGCCGTCCGATTATCACGGTAGAAAGGCCTTCTCTCAGAATTTTACCCTGCTCTGATGTTCGGACCAGCTTGTCAATTTCGTCACGGACATGTTTGGATTTCTCCAACAGTACGTTATGCGTCATTTCTTCTACATCATCATACTCAGGATAATCGATATTCACTTCTACATGAGCCAGTGTTTCAAGAATTTCCTGACGTAGCTTTCGTATCAAATTGGAAAGTCGGCCTTCCATTTGATTAAGGGCCACATTCATCGCCCGATCGGTTTTTGCGCGAATAAGATCCATCACCGCTTCTGCCTGTGAAAGGTCAATTCGTCCGTTCAAGAACGCCCGCTTCGTAAATTCACCCGGCTCTGCAAGGCGGGCTCCACTTTTCAATACGAGCTGCAGTACTTTATTGACCGACACAAGTCCTCCGTGGCAGTTAATTTCTATAATATCTTCACGGGTGAAGGTTTTTGGCCCCCTCATCACAGAAACCATGACTTCTTCAACCACTTGCTCTGTGTTCGGATCGATAATATGTCCATAATGAATGGTATGAGAAGCAAATTCTTTCATAGAGTTTCCTTTCATACCCTTAAAGACCTTATCACCGATATCGAAGGCTTGATCACCGCTTAAACGCACGATCGCAATCGCCCCTTCCCCCATTGGGGTAGAAATAGCAGCAATTGTATCAAACTCCATTGTATTCACCTCTCTTATTTCTTAGTTGATCTATTTATAAATGAATTATAGTAGAGAGCAAAGTTTCCCCAAATTATTAGAATATCACAATCCTATTTAATACTAAAGAAAGGAAACCTTCTATTCGTCACCAAATAATGTTATCCACACAGATAACACTTCATCTCTATTATTTTAACTTATCCACATGTGAATAACAATAAACCGGGATGAAAATAAGAATCCACAAGGTTGCAACGCGGCTTACTGGAAGAAATTTAACGGGGGTGGCTGGATTGCAAAAAAAAAAAACGATCCCCCGAAAGGAATCGTCTCTCATTTATTTTGGAGCAATCACAATATAACGATTGGGTTCTCTGCCTTCTGAATGGGTATCAACAGTAGTCGAATCAACTAATGCTGTATGAATCACTTTTCGTTCATAGGAAGGCATTGGTTCTAATGAAACGGAACGATTTGTGCGCAATGCTTTCTCTGCTAATCGTTCAGCCAGGTTTGTTAACGTTTGCTTACGTCTTTCACGATAGTTCTCCGCATCTAAAAGGATGGTGATGAACTGATCGGAACCCCGATTTGCAATCAGTTGAGTTAAATGTTGAAGAGCATTCAACGTTTGTCCTCTTTTTCCTATTAATAGAGCCATTTTTTCACCGGAAATGTTGAACTCAACATCTCTTCCGTCTCTTTTCACTTCTATGGAAGCGTTAACTCCCATTTCATTTGCAACAGATAG
Coding sequences:
- a CDS encoding AAA family ATPase, which produces MGRIVAVTNQKGGVGKTTTSVNLGACLAYIGKKVLLVDIDPQGNATSGVGVEKGDVQQCIYDVLVDDVDVRETIKQSKVENLSIVPATISLAGAEIELVPTISREVRLKKALEKVKDEFDYIIIDCPPSLGLLTINALTASDAVVIPVQCEYYALEGLSQLLSTVRLVQKHLNHDLMIDGVLLTMLDARTNLGIQVIEEVKKYFQDKVYRTIIPRNVRLSEAPSHGEPIIIYDAKSRGAEVYLELAKEVAANG
- a CDS encoding DUF554 domain-containing protein; its protein translation is MVLLGTLVNGVCIIIGTLLGKVLHRIPEDMKGTVMKAIGLAVIVLGLQMGLKSENFLIVIISLALGAAWGEWMNLEDKLNSLGNWLEKKLGSNKETSISQGFVTATLIFVIGAMAVIGALDSGIRGDHDVLLTKSIIDGFTSLILTTTLGIGVMFSAIPVVLYQGFIALFATQIHQWVPEELMDAYIVEMTSTGGIMIFAIGLNLLGVTKIRVANLLPGIIVVGLVVGIIHAYQLYM
- the ychF gene encoding redox-regulated ATPase YchF translates to MALTAGIVGLPNVGKSTLFNAITKAGAESANYPFCTIDPNVGIVEVPDHRLDKLTELVEPKKTVPTAFEFTDIAGIVKGASKGEGLGNKFLSHIRQVDAICQVVRCFADDNITHVSGKVDPIADIEVINLELILADLETVDKRLARVQKMAKQKDKEAVFEHDILVKIKEALEAEQPARTVEFSDDQMKLVKQLHLLTSKPVLYVANVSEDEIADPSDNEYVQKVREFAKEDNAEVIVVCAKIESEIAELDDEEKAMFLEELGIEESGLDQLIRATYSLLGLATYFTAGVQEVRAWTFREGMKAPQCAGVIHTDFERGFIRAETVSYEDLVEAETMGAAREAGKVRLEGKEYLVKDGDIIHFRFNV
- the noc gene encoding nucleoid occlusion protein; this encodes MKHPFSRFFGLGEKEQDVESEESNVVEEDRDEVKKIPVSQIIPNRFQPRTVFNDEKIEELSRTIHTHGIIQPIVVRQYDDEQFEIIAGERRYRAVQKLGWDTVPAIVKNLNDTETASVALIENLQREELSPIEEAIAYGKLLELHDLTQEALAQRLGKGQSTVANKLRLLKLPEEIQSALLDKLITERHARALIPLKNAEKQIQLLQEIIEKSLNVKQTEDRVVKMQEGTTQKPKPKRKAFSKDMRIAVNTIRQSLSMVSDSGINLDSEEEEHEEFYQFTIRIPKKK
- the mnmG gene encoding tRNA uridine-5-carboxymethylaminomethyl(34) synthesis enzyme MnmG, with amino-acid sequence MQYDAGQYDVIVIGAGHAGVEAGLASARMGAKTLMVTINLDMVAFMPCNPSVGGPAKGIVVREIDALGGEMGRNIDKTHIQMRMLNTGKGPAVRALRAQADKFLYQHEMKRTIENEPNMTLLQGMVEELIVEDDECKGVVTMTGAAYRAKTVVITTGTFLRGEIILGDLKYSSGPNNQQPSIRLSDHLHELGFDTVRFKTGTPPRVNSSTIDYSKTEIQPGDDVPRAFSYETTKYITDQLPCWLTYTNEHTHQLIDDNLHRSPMYSGMIKGTGPRYCPSIEDKVVRFHDKPRHQIFLEPEGRNTQEVYVQGLSTSLPEDVQQKILQTIPGLEKVQMMRAGYAIEYDSIVPTQLWPTLETKKIKNLYTAGQINGTSGYEEAAGQGLMAGINAACRALDKEEVILSRSDAYIGVLIDDLVTKGTNEPYRLLTSRAEYRLLLRHDNADLRLTDIGHKIGLISDDRYERFTAKKEAIFSEKKRLEGVRIKPTEETQAVIREAGGSELKDGILAADLLKRPEMNYSHIKSLVPSEIELDSDVEEQVEIQVKYEGYIEKSLQQVDKMKKMENKRIPENIDYSAISGLASEARQKLIEVQPLSLAQASRISGVNPADISILLVYIEQGKIAKVSGDQ
- the mnmE gene encoding tRNA uridine-5-carboxymethylaminomethyl(34) synthesis GTPase MnmE, with the protein product MEFDTIAAISTPMGEGAIAIVRLSGDQAFDIGDKVFKGMKGNSMKEFASHTIHYGHIIDPNTEQVVEEVMVSVMRGPKTFTREDIIEINCHGGLVSVNKVLQLVLKSGARLAEPGEFTKRAFLNGRIDLSQAEAVMDLIRAKTDRAMNVALNQMEGRLSNLIRKLRQEILETLAHVEVNIDYPEYDDVEEMTHNVLLEKSKHVRDEIDKLVRTSEQGKILREGLSTVIIGRPNVGKSSLLNSLVHENKAIVTDIPGTTRDVIEEYVNVRGVPLRLVDTAGIRETEDIVERIGVERSRQVLKEADLILLVLNYADELTPEDEQLFEAVRGMDVIVIVNKTDLSQKIDIDKVRKLAENHQLVTTALLEEQGIDELEEAISSLFFAGSIESGDMTYVSNSRHIALLNQASLAINEAINSVEMGTPIDIAQIDLTRTWELLGEIIGESVHESLIDQLFSQFCLGK
- a CDS encoding DUF951 domain-containing protein, which encodes MEPKTFTLNDIVEMKKPHPCGTNRWKVIRMGMDIRIKCVGCGHSVMIPRKDFAKKMKKVISSGEEE
- a CDS encoding ParB/RepB/Spo0J family partition protein; translation: MAKGLGKGINALFTNIQTTQNEESVQEVSLKEIRPNPYQPRKIFEPQAIEELKDSILEHGILQPIIVRKTIKGYEIVVGERRYRAAKAAKLESAPVVVRELNEQQMMELAVLENLQREDLTPIEEGAAYQMLMDKLKLTQEELAKRLGKSRPHIANHIRLLSLPAPIQELISEGKLTMGHGRALLGLKNKKNLSTVVNRILKESLNVRQLEKIIQELNENVPRETKKTERKDVFIQEQESLLRERFGTTVTIKQAKKKGKIELEFFSKEDLDRILELLQ
- the rsmG gene encoding 16S rRNA (guanine(527)-N(7))-methyltransferase RsmG, which encodes MNVNEFQSMLEEKGISLSPQQLNQFERYYELLVEWNEKMNLTAITEKEDVYLKHFYDSISAAFYVDFTQVTTLCDVGAGAGFPSIPLKICFPHLHISIVDSLNKRITFLNHLSDELVLENTNFYHDRAETFGKNKAHREKYDMVTARAVARMSVLSELCLPLVKKGGLFVAMKASNVKEELSNAKKAIGMLGGQTDKMYSFVLPEEESERNIVKIDKVKETPNKYPRKPGTPNKLPL
- a CDS encoding mechanosensitive ion channel family protein — translated: MSSTKKEVEDKIEKIKDSEAAQKLIDNELWIALGSGAIKIVAIMVITYIALRLGRSAIRNVFRVRSRSPLKFTERREATLSKLLENVLTYVIYFISLMTILSTLDIDVKGLIAGAGIVGLAVGFGAQNLVRDIITGFFIIFEDQFSVGDYVRIGSAEGTVEEIGLRTTKIKSWTGELHIFPNGNITEVTNFSIHNSIAVVDVSIAYEENIEEAEKVMQELLLALPQKYEDLVNPPELLGVQTLGASDVVIRIVAETVPMRHWYMARMIRKEVKLCLDEHGIEIPFPRMVMYSRQDQEDIQPREEKQRKLESE
- the yyaC gene encoding spore protease YyaC yields the protein MNLKKGLFERRPEPFRVLHQEERAAQDLSVQLSSMLPTYYRTRPIVFVCIGTDRSTGDSLGPLVGTLIEEQDIKPFHVYGTLDDPIHAVNLEEKLSQIAAKHINPFIIGVDACLGRLKSVGAIQLSEGPLKPGAGVNKELPEVGEIHLTGIVNVSGFMEFFVLQNTRLNLVMKMAKTIAEAIVLAGDSVERRNAVSIEKWREELQQ